A section of the Candidatus Wallbacteria bacterium genome encodes:
- a CDS encoding branched-chain amino acid dehydrogenase, producing MKSIIGREQFLKLVPDGATIMVGGFLAVGTPEKLIDLVLTTDKKNFTIICNDTAFPDRGVGKWIVAKKVKKVLTSHIGTNPETGRQFNAKEIVVELNPQGTLAERIRAYGAGLGGVLTPTGRGTAVEEG from the coding sequence ATGAAAAGCATCATCGGCAGGGAGCAGTTCCTGAAACTCGTGCCTGACGGCGCTACCATCATGGTGGGCGGATTCCTGGCCGTGGGAACGCCCGAGAAACTGATTGACCTCGTTCTTACTACAGACAAGAAGAATTTCACCATCATCTGCAATGATACCGCTTTCCCTGATAGAGGTGTCGGCAAGTGGATCGTAGCCAAGAAAGTGAAGAAAGTGCTTACCTCGCATATCGGCACCAACCCGGAGACAGGCCGCCAGTTCAATGCCAAGGAAATTGTCGTGGAGCTCAATCCGCAGGGGACCCTGGCCGAGCGCATCAGAGCCTACGGAGCAGGCCTGGGCGGAGTGCTTACTCCAACCGGGCGCGGCACCGCGGTTGAAGAGGG
- the murF gene encoding UDP-N-acetylmuramoyl-tripeptide--D-alanyl-D-alanine ligase, protein MILSTEEILNAVPECSLIRGNRHGTFTGITTDSRNVREGDIFVCLTGENHDGFSFAEAACRSGAKALVVSGTKQSYPPCCNSVLSTPDTRTFLLKIASFILERQKMPVIMVTGSFGKTTIKEFLSALLSRKYRILKSTGNFNNNVGLPLSVFSIRDEHQLAVLEIGMNHAGEIAQIVRQVRPDYAIIGNIGPVHLEFFQNLSGIAKAKLELLSNANLNTLALINARFPLLRKNFPADYPGSVIFYRYALRKKLLIPDIEETYEFPENLRETISNYVPAILLARKLDVPEQVCQELLLSPPVIPGRFEIKDFKGVTVINDCYNANPVSMETALKRAVLLNGRKIFILGDMLELGSRGAAYHSRLGELIRKKYSPEFLFTLGENAQLICREAGRGKKFQSLHFNNLTELADNLREILRPGDVVLLKASRKLKLERLIELCFTT, encoded by the coding sequence TTGATACTGAGTACCGAAGAAATTCTGAATGCTGTTCCGGAGTGTTCGCTGATCAGAGGAAACCGGCATGGCACTTTCACAGGCATCACCACAGACAGCAGAAACGTGCGTGAAGGTGATATTTTCGTCTGTCTCACCGGCGAAAACCATGACGGATTCTCATTTGCAGAAGCAGCCTGCCGCTCCGGTGCCAAAGCACTTGTAGTATCAGGAACAAAGCAGTCTTATCCGCCCTGCTGCAACAGCGTTCTCTCTACACCTGACACCAGGACCTTTCTTTTAAAAATAGCCTCATTCATCCTGGAGAGGCAAAAAATGCCTGTAATCATGGTCACTGGAAGTTTCGGCAAGACCACGATCAAGGAATTTTTATCCGCACTGCTTTCCAGAAAGTACCGGATTCTGAAATCAACCGGGAATTTCAACAACAATGTCGGTCTACCCTTGAGCGTCTTCAGCATCAGGGATGAACACCAGCTGGCTGTACTTGAGATCGGCATGAATCACGCCGGTGAAATAGCCCAGATCGTCCGGCAGGTCAGGCCGGATTATGCGATCATCGGAAACATCGGGCCAGTGCATCTGGAATTTTTCCAGAATCTCTCAGGCATTGCAAAAGCCAAGCTGGAGTTGCTCTCCAATGCGAATCTCAACACTCTGGCCCTGATCAATGCGAGATTCCCCCTGTTGAGAAAAAACTTCCCCGCTGATTATCCAGGCAGCGTAATTTTCTACCGCTATGCTCTCCGGAAGAAGCTGTTGATTCCTGACATCGAGGAAACCTACGAATTCCCTGAGAATCTCCGTGAAACAATCTCAAACTATGTGCCGGCCATACTGCTTGCCAGAAAACTGGATGTACCGGAACAAGTCTGCCAGGAACTGCTCCTCTCCCCGCCGGTTATCCCTGGACGCTTTGAAATCAAGGATTTCAAAGGAGTCACAGTAATCAATGATTGCTACAACGCCAACCCGGTCAGCATGGAAACAGCCCTGAAACGGGCTGTACTCCTGAACGGGAGAAAGATCTTCATCCTGGGCGACATGCTCGAACTGGGATCAAGGGGAGCCGCATACCACTCCCGCCTTGGTGAACTGATCAGAAAAAAATATTCTCCTGAATTCCTGTTCACACTGGGAGAAAATGCCCAGCTGATCTGCAGAGAAGCAGGCAGAGGGAAAAAGTTTCAGTCCCTTCATTTCAACAATCTGACTGAACTTGCCGATAATTTAAGAGAGATTCTCAGGCCGGGCGATGTCGTACTCCTGAAAGCATCAAGAAAACTAAAACTGGAAAGATTAATCGAACTGTGTTTTACTACCTGA
- the mraY gene encoding phospho-N-acetylmuramoyl-pentapeptide-transferase → MFYYLIKNYFGDTTFSFIIIRSVFALLTSFIITLVLTPALINKMKARQLSQPIRDDGPKSHLINKKGTPSMGGLGVNIAVILSSFFWANLNNITLSLFILYIPMALLGLVDDLEKYYKYSSKGITARAKFLCQIAISLLFVNYIIHCNLIKPTLYIPGFIHEIDLGWFYFVFVVIVITAASNAVNLTDGLDGLAMGCSGITVLSYGVLAYLSGNAIYSAYLKIPHILNAGELLVVAAAILGASLGFLWYNSYPAQIFMGDTGSLALGSIIGGLAVLVKGELLLIIIGGIFVIEALSVIIQVGSFKLRGKRVFKMAPLHHHFELLGWAEPKIVLRFWLVTFILILFGFSLIGLNILK, encoded by the coding sequence GTGTTTTACTACCTGATCAAAAATTACTTTGGCGACACGACTTTCAGCTTTATTATCATCAGAAGCGTGTTCGCCCTGCTGACATCGTTCATCATTACCCTGGTCCTGACTCCTGCCCTGATCAACAAGATGAAAGCCCGCCAGCTCTCCCAGCCGATCCGCGACGATGGGCCGAAGTCTCATCTCATCAATAAAAAAGGTACTCCCAGCATGGGCGGGCTCGGCGTCAACATCGCAGTGATACTTTCATCGTTTTTCTGGGCCAACCTCAACAACATCACTCTCTCCCTGTTCATTCTGTATATACCAATGGCCCTGCTCGGCCTGGTCGACGACCTGGAAAAGTATTACAAGTATTCCTCGAAGGGGATCACAGCCCGTGCTAAATTTCTCTGCCAGATTGCAATCTCGCTTCTGTTCGTGAATTACATCATCCACTGCAATCTGATAAAACCGACTCTGTACATCCCTGGTTTCATCCACGAAATTGACCTGGGCTGGTTCTATTTTGTCTTTGTGGTGATCGTGATCACTGCAGCGTCCAATGCCGTGAATCTGACAGACGGGCTGGACGGACTGGCCATGGGATGTTCAGGGATCACAGTGCTCAGTTATGGAGTGCTGGCCTACCTGAGCGGAAACGCCATCTACTCTGCCTATCTCAAAATCCCGCATATTCTGAACGCTGGAGAACTGCTTGTAGTGGCGGCAGCCATCCTGGGTGCCAGTCTGGGTTTCCTCTGGTACAATTCCTATCCAGCCCAGATTTTCATGGGGGACACCGGGTCCCTGGCGCTCGGGAGCATCATCGGCGGACTGGCCGTTCTGGTCAAGGGTGAACTGCTGCTCATCATCATCGGAGGCATCTTCGTGATCGAAGCCCTCTCTGTGATCATCCAGGTCGGATCATTCAAACTGCGCGGAAAAAGGGTTTTCAAGATGGCTCCTCTGCATCATCACTTTGAACTGCTGGGCTGGGCTGAACCGAAAATAGTCTTAAGATTCTGGCTGGTCACCTTTATCCTGATTTTGTTCGGATTCAGCCTGATCGGACTGAATATCCTGAAATGA
- the murD gene encoding UDP-N-acetylmuramoyl-L-alanine--D-glutamate ligase produces the protein MIKIPDKNTKITLLGLGLSNYGAAQFLHSRGYKNIFISELKPALQNQFYPKISPLGIAAEFGGHTEKVWQDTGLVLISPGFPPHSVVMAELAARKIPILSDIEFVYRFFPEKKFISVTGSNGKSTTTALIHHILRHAGLQVSVGGNIGIPICEVFQQESDRDYFVIETSSYELEYTEFFKPAAAVFLNLSPNHLEHHGTLDKYLAAKAKSFTNQDQTDLLVHPDDSEILAQYLLQHRGRRISFGFNSGRISWQNHNFTAGGKKLFSSRGIQLLGRHNLLNVMAALGVALDLGITAEICHEAVKSFQPLEHRLETVKVIRGITLVNDSKSTTIDSMVKALESFPGGRNVILLAGGRDKLTPLEPLSEISASKLKSAILFGEAGVRFHDFFNKICDSHLLKTMDEALVLAMELAERGDFILLSPGCSSFDQFQNFEARGEYFKQLVSKL, from the coding sequence ATGATCAAGATACCTGACAAAAACACCAAGATCACGCTGCTGGGGCTCGGCCTGTCCAATTATGGAGCAGCCCAGTTTCTGCATTCCAGGGGATACAAAAACATCTTCATTTCAGAGCTGAAGCCTGCTCTGCAGAATCAGTTTTATCCGAAGATCAGCCCCCTGGGAATTGCAGCCGAATTCGGCGGTCACACTGAAAAAGTCTGGCAGGATACGGGTCTCGTGCTGATCTCGCCGGGATTCCCGCCACATTCTGTTGTAATGGCTGAACTGGCTGCGCGGAAAATCCCCATACTCAGCGATATCGAGTTCGTCTACCGCTTTTTCCCTGAGAAGAAATTCATCTCAGTCACAGGCAGCAACGGGAAGTCAACCACAACCGCCCTGATCCACCACATTCTCCGCCACGCCGGGCTGCAGGTTTCAGTAGGCGGAAACATCGGGATTCCGATCTGCGAAGTATTCCAGCAGGAATCTGATCGTGATTACTTTGTGATTGAGACTTCTTCGTATGAGCTGGAATATACGGAATTTTTCAAGCCGGCAGCGGCTGTGTTTCTGAATCTCAGTCCGAATCACCTGGAACATCACGGGACTCTTGATAAATATCTGGCTGCCAAGGCGAAAAGCTTCACGAATCAGGATCAGACGGATCTGCTGGTACACCCCGACGACAGTGAAATCCTGGCCCAGTATCTGTTGCAGCATCGCGGCCGCAGAATCTCGTTCGGCTTTAACAGTGGGAGAATCTCCTGGCAGAATCACAATTTCACAGCCGGAGGGAAAAAACTTTTCAGCTCACGCGGGATTCAGCTGCTCGGCAGGCATAATCTGCTGAATGTGATGGCAGCCCTGGGGGTTGCCCTGGACCTGGGAATCACGGCTGAAATCTGCCATGAAGCGGTGAAATCCTTCCAGCCGCTCGAACACAGGCTGGAAACAGTCAAGGTCATCAGGGGAATCACACTTGTGAATGACTCGAAATCCACCACCATTGATTCAATGGTCAAAGCTCTGGAGAGTTTTCCAGGCGGCAGGAACGTGATCCTGCTCGCAGGAGGCAGGGACAAACTGACTCCTCTTGAACCTCTGTCGGAGATTTCCGCCTCGAAACTGAAGAGCGCGATCCTGTTCGGCGAAGCAGGCGTCCGTTTTCATGATTTTTTCAATAAAATCTGTGATTCGCACCTGCTCAAAACCATGGACGAAGCCCTGGTGCTGGCCATGGAACTTGCTGAGCGGGGGGACTTCATCCTGCTCTCGCCAGGCTGCTCAAGCTTCGATCAGTTCCAGAACTTTGAAGCCCGCGGAGAGTATTTCAAGCAGCTCGTATCCAAACTGTGA
- a CDS encoding putative DNA binding domain-containing protein, whose protein sequence is MKSKIASIIKQGEGLQVEFKECRNSLSRDVYETVCAFSNRNGGHLLLGVKDNGTVVGVSSELCRKIAADLVTALNNPQKFNPPLHLTPEIVEIEGKIVIVVHVPESPQVHSLGGRIYDRNGDSDFDITRYTERVATLYLRKQKIHTENTVYPFAELTDLRPEIIHRVRMMAANRQETPHAWSQMGDEELLRSAGLYRKDIQTGQEGLTLAAVLLFGKDQTIIAACPHHRTDALLRRINLDRYDDRDDIRTNLIDSYERLMAFTAKHLNDPFFLEGQIRISLRDKIFREAVVNSLIHREYANAFVAKMIIEKSRVVFENASIAHDSGPINPDSFVPHPKNPVIAKVFREIGLADELGSGVRNLYHYSRIYAHKDPVLTEGDVFMTCIALPAQSQNQNLSLATGEATGQVTGQVAGQVEPWIVKVLTACQGKALKSSEIQKVTGIKHRETFQRNYLDLLLKEGWLERTIPDKPQSRLQKYRLTAKAEAFLTEIRMR, encoded by the coding sequence ATGAAGTCTAAAATCGCTTCAATTATCAAGCAGGGCGAAGGCTTGCAGGTTGAGTTCAAGGAATGCAGGAACTCACTCAGCAGAGATGTTTATGAAACTGTCTGCGCATTTTCCAATCGGAATGGCGGGCATTTGCTGCTTGGCGTGAAAGATAACGGAACTGTCGTTGGTGTTTCGAGCGAACTCTGCAGGAAAATCGCGGCAGATCTTGTCACTGCCCTGAACAATCCACAGAAATTCAATCCTCCGCTGCATCTCACCCCCGAGATCGTTGAAATTGAAGGTAAGATTGTGATTGTCGTTCATGTGCCGGAAAGTCCGCAGGTGCATAGCCTCGGAGGTCGTATTTACGACCGCAACGGGGACTCGGACTTTGACATTACCAGATACACGGAACGGGTTGCTACTCTTTACCTGAGAAAGCAGAAAATCCACACTGAAAACACGGTTTATCCTTTCGCGGAACTGACAGATCTCCGCCCGGAAATCATCCACCGCGTCCGGATGATGGCTGCAAACAGACAGGAAACCCCTCATGCATGGTCGCAGATGGGAGACGAAGAACTTTTGCGCAGTGCAGGATTGTACAGGAAGGACATCCAGACAGGACAGGAAGGACTCACTCTTGCCGCAGTTCTTCTGTTCGGCAAAGACCAGACCATTATCGCTGCGTGCCCTCATCACAGAACCGATGCGCTTCTTCGCAGAATCAACCTTGACCGCTATGACGACCGCGATGACATCCGCACTAATCTCATAGACAGCTATGAACGGCTGATGGCCTTTACAGCCAAACATTTGAATGATCCTTTTTTCCTGGAAGGCCAGATCCGGATCAGCCTGAGAGATAAAATTTTCCGCGAAGCTGTGGTGAACAGCCTGATCCACCGCGAATACGCCAATGCCTTTGTCGCCAAGATGATTATCGAAAAAAGCCGGGTTGTTTTCGAAAATGCCAGTATTGCGCATGATTCAGGCCCGATCAATCCCGACAGCTTTGTGCCGCATCCGAAAAATCCGGTTATCGCTAAGGTATTCCGGGAAATCGGGCTTGCCGACGAACTTGGTTCGGGCGTGCGCAACCTTTATCATTATTCCAGGATCTATGCCCACAAAGACCCTGTATTGACCGAAGGCGATGTGTTCATGACCTGCATTGCACTGCCAGCGCAATCACAAAATCAAAATCTTTCCCTGGCTACCGGGGAAGCTACCGGACAAGTCACCGGACAAGTCGCCGGACAAGTCGAACCCTGGATTGTCAAAGTCCTGACTGCCTGTCAGGGAAAAGCCTTGAAAAGCAGTGAGATCCAGAAAGTGACCGGCATCAAGCACCGTGAAACTTTCCAGCGGAATTACCTGGATCTGCTGCTGAAAGAAGGCTGGCTGGAACGCACTATCCCGGACAAACCGCAAAGCAGGTTGCAGAAGTATCGGTTAACTGCTAAAGCCGAAGCATTCCTGACTGAAATCCGGATGAGGTGA
- a CDS encoding PDDEXK nuclease domain-containing protein: MKNKSIKAIMPQALVNDIRSLIENARGTVASAVNFTLTMLYWKIGKRIRDEILCSKRAAYGEQIIMTLSAKLQIDYGDGFSKPNLSRMLRFSEQFADLQIVSTLSKQLSWSHFVLLIPMEDDLKREFYAEMCRVECWSVRTLRQKIDSMLFERTAISKKPEELIKKELADLRETGKVSPDLVFRDPYVLDFLNLKDTFSESDLESAILHELEHFLLELGSGFAFVSRQMRMTIDGEDHSLDLLFFHRQLKRLVAIELKLGKFKAAYKGQMELYLRWLEKHSMTEGEDTPLGLILCSEGSRETVELLQLNRAGIRVAEYLTELPPKKELEKKLHAVIAAARAQLENRQPE; the protein is encoded by the coding sequence ATGAAAAACAAAAGCATCAAAGCAATAATGCCCCAAGCTCTGGTGAATGACATCAGGAGCCTGATCGAAAACGCCCGCGGAACTGTCGCCAGTGCCGTCAATTTCACCCTGACCATGCTATACTGGAAGATCGGAAAAAGGATCCGGGATGAAATTCTATGCAGTAAGCGGGCTGCTTACGGCGAACAGATCATAATGACACTGAGCGCGAAGCTGCAAATTGATTATGGAGACGGTTTCTCCAAACCCAATCTGTCCCGAATGCTGCGGTTTTCAGAACAGTTCGCTGATCTTCAAATTGTTTCGACACTGTCGAAACAATTGAGTTGGAGCCATTTCGTGCTCTTGATTCCGATGGAAGATGATCTGAAACGAGAGTTCTACGCAGAGATGTGCCGCGTCGAGTGTTGGAGCGTGCGGACTCTGCGGCAGAAAATTGACTCAATGCTTTTTGAACGCACGGCAATCTCTAAAAAACCTGAAGAATTGATTAAAAAGGAACTGGCAGACTTGCGGGAAACAGGCAAAGTTTCGCCTGATCTTGTTTTCAGGGACCCTTATGTACTTGATTTCCTGAACCTGAAGGACACGTTCAGCGAGAGTGATCTGGAATCCGCCATTCTGCATGAACTTGAGCATTTTCTTCTGGAACTCGGGTCAGGATTCGCGTTTGTGTCCAGACAGATGCGGATGACAATCGACGGCGAAGATCACAGCCTGGATCTGCTCTTCTTCCACAGGCAGCTTAAACGACTGGTTGCAATTGAACTGAAACTGGGTAAGTTCAAGGCTGCCTATAAGGGGCAGATGGAGCTCTATCTCCGCTGGCTAGAAAAACATTCAATGACTGAGGGCGAGGATACCCCGCTGGGCCTGATTCTCTGTTCTGAAGGTTCCAGGGAAACGGTTGAACTTCTTCAACTCAACAGGGCAGGCATCAGGGTCGCTGAGTACCTGACAGAGCTTCCACCAAAGAAAGAGCTGGAAAAGAAGTTGCATGCGGTCATTGCAGCTGCAAGAGCACAATTAGAGAACAGACAACCGGAGTGA
- a CDS encoding putative DNA binding domain-containing protein, whose product MKSKIVNIIKQGEGLQVEFKECKNSLSRDVYETVCAFANRNGGHLLLGVKDNGTVIGVSSEHSRKIAADLVTALNNPQKFNPPLHLTPEIVEIDGKIALGNSTGAIHLTKLQSQSQEPCHE is encoded by the coding sequence ATGAAGTCAAAAATCGTCAACATCATTAAGCAGGGAGAGGGCTTGCAGGTTGAGTTCAAGGAATGCAAAAACTCCCTCAGCAGGGATGTTTATGAGACTGTCTGCGCATTTGCCAATCGGAATGGCGGGCATTTGCTGCTTGGCGTGAAAGATAACGGCACTGTTATCGGCGTTTCGAGCGAACACAGCAGGAAAATCGCTGCTGATCTTGTCACTGCCCTGAACAATCCTCAGAAATTCAATCCTCCGTTGCATCTCACCCCCGAGATCGTTGAAATTGATGGGAAGATTGCACTGGGGAACAGTACCGGGGCTATACATTTGACAAAGTTACAGTCACAAAGTCAAGAACCTTGCCACGAGTAA
- a CDS encoding macro domain-containing protein: protein MIIYKQGDILLEKAEALVNTVNCEGYMGKGIAYKFKCKFPENNADYQKACKSKALAIGKLHYFKENGQWIINFPTKDKWREDSRLEYIEKGMAELIKLIRELGIKSIAIPPLGCGNGGLNWNDVLKIVSKHIKPLLEEVDFVVYEPFLTESFMNGKDTVSEAPKLTISHYFLILIKSRLKKFNKTRLQKAAFFMNYFSKQDFFKFDGYLYGPYAHSIEILAKQIKEYQEYYKIKSSEAAKNLKATLISNQTHGKMEFFEPFIVKAADLVDSLTAEHDLELYSSICYLVNKSKSASAKEIFDSLQKWSPEKAGKFSRQDVEAAINVLADKGILTAELMTVSVPEQFMLKAM, encoded by the coding sequence ATGATTATTTATAAACAAGGCGATATTCTCCTGGAAAAGGCTGAAGCTCTTGTCAATACTGTCAATTGCGAAGGCTATATGGGCAAGGGAATTGCCTATAAATTCAAGTGTAAATTCCCTGAAAACAATGCTGATTATCAGAAGGCCTGCAAAAGCAAAGCTCTTGCCATCGGTAAATTGCATTATTTCAAAGAAAACGGGCAATGGATCATCAATTTTCCCACTAAAGATAAATGGAGAGAAGATTCCAGGCTCGAATATATTGAAAAAGGTATGGCTGAACTCATCAAGCTGATCCGGGAACTGGGAATCAAGTCCATCGCCATTCCGCCGCTCGGTTGCGGCAATGGCGGCTTAAATTGGAATGATGTTTTGAAGATAGTCTCAAAACATATCAAACCGCTTTTGGAAGAAGTGGATTTTGTTGTTTATGAACCTTTTTTGACGGAAAGCTTTATGAATGGAAAAGATACTGTTTCTGAAGCACCGAAGCTGACAATTTCCCATTATTTCCTGATCCTGATCAAGTCAAGACTCAAGAAGTTCAATAAAACCAGGCTTCAGAAAGCCGCTTTTTTCATGAATTACTTTTCTAAGCAGGACTTTTTCAAATTTGACGGTTATTTGTACGGTCCTTATGCCCATTCCATTGAGATTCTTGCCAAGCAGATCAAGGAATACCAGGAATATTACAAAATCAAGTCATCTGAAGCGGCCAAGAATCTTAAAGCCACTCTGATCAGCAACCAGACGCATGGAAAAATGGAATTCTTTGAACCTTTTATCGTAAAGGCCGCAGATTTAGTGGACTCGTTAACTGCTGAGCACGATCTGGAACTCTATTCCAGCATTTGCTATCTGGTCAACAAATCCAAGTCGGCATCAGCCAAAGAGATTTTTGATTCCCTGCAGAAATGGTCCCCGGAAAAAGCCGGAAAATTTTCCAGGCAGGATGTGGAAGCGGCAATCAATGTATTAGCAGACAAAGGCATCTTGACAGCAGAACTCATGACTGTGTCTGTGCCGGAGCAGTTTATGCTGAAGGCAATGTAA
- a CDS encoding DarT ssDNA thymidine ADP-ribosyltransferase family protein has product MTEKTKIRNQKLLYHLTALKNLPAIAEHGLLPRSEVIRLGLKYCDIADQEIIQKRTAYKLDDFLPFHFFAKNPFQGAVIKAHPDTEFILITIRRGHAKKNGFKILVKHPLSGQFFDEPEILDYAEGMEQIDWDAMETRDYRAEHCKQVCMAECLSPGVITIRDFFCIYVRTPETMKKIVKYLNSKNLYSPKIDVLSEMFVRTGEQ; this is encoded by the coding sequence ATGACAGAAAAAACGAAAATCAGAAATCAGAAGCTGCTCTATCATCTCACGGCATTGAAAAATCTGCCTGCAATTGCTGAACATGGCTTGTTGCCTCGATCTGAAGTTATCAGGCTTGGTTTGAAGTATTGTGATATTGCAGATCAGGAGATAATTCAGAAAAGGACAGCTTACAAACTTGATGATTTCCTGCCCTTTCATTTTTTCGCAAAAAATCCTTTTCAGGGTGCTGTCATCAAAGCTCATCCTGATACGGAATTCATTCTGATCACTATCCGCAGAGGACATGCAAAAAAGAATGGTTTCAAAATCCTTGTCAAACACCCGCTATCAGGGCAATTTTTTGATGAACCTGAAATACTGGATTATGCTGAAGGTATGGAGCAGATTGATTGGGACGCCATGGAAACACGGGATTATCGCGCTGAACATTGCAAACAAGTCTGCATGGCTGAATGCTTATCGCCAGGCGTAATAACAATCCGCGATTTTTTTTGCATCTATGTCAGAACACCTGAAACCATGAAGAAAATTGTCAAGTATTTAAACTCCAAGAATCTGTACTCACCGAAAATCGATGTGTTATCGGAGATGTTTGTGAGGACGGGTGAACAATGA